In the genome of Megalops cyprinoides isolate fMegCyp1 chromosome 7, fMegCyp1.pri, whole genome shotgun sequence, one region contains:
- the LOC118780523 gene encoding cytosolic sulfotransferase 3-like, with translation MELPPRPELFDFHGVSMIHYFTDNWDNVQNFQARPDDILIATYPKAGTTWVSHMLDLMYFGKSSPERAASVPIYERVPFLEVCIQGMPTGVELADKTTLSPRLIKTHFPVQFVPKSFWEQNCRIIYVARNAKDNVVSYFHFDRMNKVEPEPGDWPSFLQRFQEGKMVFGSWYDHVKGWWEKKKSNPKILYLFYEDLAEDMGRELDRVCNFLGVSLNEEERGWVKQGVGFDAMKNNSMANYSTIGVMDFKISPFMRKGKVGDWKNHFTVSQNEQFDEQYKLKMADTTLCFHTEI, from the exons ATGGAACTGCCCCCACGCCCAGAGTTGTTTGATTTCCATGGCGTGTCCATGATTCATTACTTCACTGACAACTGGGACAATGTGCAGAACTTCCAGGCAAGACCTGATGACATTCTCATTGCAACATATCCCAAAGCAG gtaCCACCTGGGTGTCTCACATGTTGGATCTAATGTACTTTGGGAAGTCGTCCCCCGAGCGTGCGGCCTCTGTGCCTATCTATGAGAGAGTCCCGTTTCTGGAGGTCTGCATCCAGGGAATGCCCACAG gcgtggaATTGGCAGACAAGACGACCTTGTCTCCCCGCCTTATTAAAACCCACTTTCCAGTTCAATTTGTGCCCAAGTCCTTTTGGGAACAAAATTGCAGG atcatCTATGTGGCCCGTAATGCCAAGGACAATGTTGTGTCCTATTTTCACTTTGACCGCATGAACAAGGTAGAGCCAGAGCCTGGAGACTGGCCCAGTTTTCTGCAAAGGTTCcaggagggaaaga TGGTTTTTGGCTCTTGGTATGACCATGTGAAAGGctggtgggaaaaaaagaaatctaacCCCAAAATCCTCTATCTATTCTACGAAGATCTAGCAGAG GACATGGGCCGTGAGTTGGACCGTGTATGCAATTTCCTGGGTGTTTCCTtgaatgaggaggagagaggttGGGTGAAACAAGGTGTGGGCTTTGATGCCATGAAGAACAACAGCATGGCTAACTACTCTACCATCGGTGTCATGGACTTCAAAATCTCTCCATTCATGCGGAAAG GGAAGGTTGGTGACTGGAAGAACCACTTCACGGTGTCTCAGAATGAACAGTTTGATGAACAGTACAAACTGAAGATGGCAGATACTAC
- the wdr46 gene encoding WD repeat-containing protein 46, with protein sequence MAAPEDVGVKRAHVGKKKTATKRYWDSAEKEEKGDGDKEQKEEERKKHPEGGMPGLEKKRKMKEAGEKKVISGKEDPFPGPAPIPKEKLKKFQRGVKTKLSLETSGRLKETLSRSEKASDLARNQAARYDLLLTEDAGFLEGDEGEDTCTIAQEDIADAVDITSGAKYFNLVLSQFGPYRLDYTRTGRHLLLGGRRGHVACMDWQSKQLMCEMNVMETVNDVKWLHTEAMFAVAQKKWLYIYDSNGIELHCIRKFNDVLRLQFLPYHFLLATASTTGFLQYLDVSVGKEVAAICTKAGRLDVMAQNPQNAVIHLGHPTGTVTLWSPNQREPLVKMLCHRGGVRSIAVDKTGTYMVTSGLDRKLKVFDIRAFQPLQSYFLPAGASCLSLSQRGLLGASTGNIVQVYQDVWGTPVKKPYMAHRVRGSVWGAQFCPFEDVLGVGHAEGFTSMIVPGAGEPNFDGLDANPYRSVKQRQEWEVKALLEKIQPELIGLDPGQLGEVDHASWEQRHQDKVQALGFDPLAKEKFTPRLKTKGRSSSGKVEKRKKQVAHQDQRELIRQTVEEKVEKEKEKKREESKTDRGQRSALDRFRK encoded by the exons atggcgGCGCCGGAGGATGTCGGAGTGAAACGTGCACAcgtggggaaaaagaaaaca GCTACAAAACGATACTGGGACAGCgctgagaaagaggaaaaaggggatggagacaaagaacaaaaagaagaagaaagaaagaagcacCCTGAAGGAGGAATGCCAGGTCtggaaaagaagaggaaaatgaaagaagCTGGAGAAAAGAAGGTTATATCTGGG aAAGAGGACCCTTTCCCAGGCCCTGCCCCCATTCCAAAAGAGAAGCTGAAGAAATTCCAACGGGGGGTGAAGACAAAGCTG TCCTTAGAAACCAGTGGTAGACTAAAGGAAACACTTTCACGCTCAGAGAAAGCCTCTGATCTGGCTCGGAACCAGGCAGCACGATATGACCTGCTGCTAACAGAGGATGCTGG CTTTTTGGAAGGGGATGAGGGTGAGGACACATGCACTATTGCACAGGAAGACATTGCAGATGCTGTAGACATCACTTCTGGAGCAAAG TATTTCAACCTGGTTCTCTCCCAGTTTGGGCCCTACCGACTGGACTACACTAGGACTGGCCG gcATCTCCTGCTGGGTGGCCGGAGGGGCCATGTGGCCTGTATGGACTGGCAGTCTAAACAGCTGATGTGTGAGATGAACGTCATGGAAACTGTGAATGATGTGAA GTGGCTTCACACTGAAGCCATGTTTGCAGTAGCACAGAAGAAGTGGCTCTACATCTATGATTCCAACGGGATTGAGCTCCACTGTATTAGGAAATTCAACGATGTTCTGCGACTGCAGTTCCTCCCCTACCATTTCCTGCTTGCTACTGCG AGTACCACAGGGTTCCTGCAGTACCTGGATGTTTCTGTAGGGAAGGAAGTGGCTGCCATCTGCACCAAGGCTGGGCGTCTGGACGTGATGGCTCAGAACCCCCAGAATGCCGTCATCCACCTGGGGCACCCCACTGGCACAGTGACACTTTGGTCGCCCAATCAGAGAGAGCCGCTGGTGAAGATGCTGTGTCATCGAGGAGGTGTGCGGTCCATTGCTGTGGATAAGACTGGAAC GTACATGGTGACCTCGGGGCTGGACAGGAAGCTGAAAGTGTTTGACATCCGAGCGTTCCAACCCCTACAGTCCTACTTCCTTCCTGCGGGGGCATCTTGCCTCTCCCTGAGTCAGAGGGGTCTGCTGGGTGCCTCCACTGGCAACATTGTGCAG gtctACCAGGATGTTTGGGGTACTCCGGTTAAAAAGCCTTACATGGCCCACCGTGTGAGGGGGTCAGTGTGGGGAGCCCAGTTCTGCCCATTTGAGGATGTTCTGGGTGTGGGGCATGCTGAGGGCTTTACCAGCATGATTGTCCCAG GTGCTGGGGAGCCTAATTTCGATGGACTGGATGCAAACCCTTACCGTAGTGTTAAACAACGGCAGGAATGGGAGGTGAAGGCCTTGCTGGAGAAGATTCAGCCTGAGCTTATAGGACTGGACCCAGGCCAGCTAGGGGAGGTGGACCATGCCAGCTGGGAACAGCGGCACCAAGACAAAGTCCAGGCGCTG GGATTTGATCCACTTGCAAAGGAGAAGTTTACACCAAGGTTAAAGACCAAAGGTCGGAGTTCATCAGGAAAAGTTGAGAAGCGCAAGAAGCAAGTGGCCCATCAGGATCAAAGG